In a single window of the Rhodamnia argentea isolate NSW1041297 chromosome 2, ASM2092103v1, whole genome shotgun sequence genome:
- the LOC115739535 gene encoding transcription factor bHLH143-like, whose amino-acid sequence MEEDGGFPQQHSAWQLPKSDLPNFQFNLGYPGLISAQKSGGQKMVPSDQVLPLDVFSGLPHPRISQSYEPQGWFYCLPRFRQASAPPSDNLVLEDKLPATTFEKWRDFSMPNAGSISLQKKFVVFDRSGDQTTLIYSTGKGVPTECLPTWTTKHLFPRSAVNNVAGSNNADHDNHFGPPLMERIHENPETDVQSEMREDTEELNALLYSDDDTDYSDGDDDEVTSTGHSPSTMTDHERRGLSEESNEEVASSIWPFKRQRTSCGDDQLPSLMDTAKSYLRESIGSEDDAKSSSADGKKYAHDLVSISGDKKIKRERIRETVNVLQSIVPSGKGKNAIVILDEAINYLKSLKRKAEALGLTP is encoded by the coding sequence ATGGAAGAAGACGGTGGATTCCCGCAGCAACACTCTGCTTGGCAATTGCCTAAGTCAGATTTGCCAAATTTCCAATTCAATTTGGGGTATCCAGGTCTCATCTCAGCCCAGAAAAGTGGTGGCCAGAAAATGGTTCCTTCCGATCAAGTCTTACCACTGGATGTTTTTTCTGGACTACCTCATCCTCGGATAAGCCAATCTTATGAACCTCAAGGTTGGTTTTATTGCTTGCCGCGCTTCCGGCAGGCTTCGGCCCCACCTTCGGACAATTTGGTTCTAGAAGACAAGCTCCCTGCTACCACTTTTGAAAAATGGAGGGATTTCAGCATGCCTAATGCGGGCTCTATCAGTTTGCAGaagaaatttgttgtttttgATCGATCGGGTGATCAAACCACTTTGATTTACAGTACTGGGAAGGGAGTTCCTACCGAGTGCTTGCCTACCTGGACTACAAAACATCTTTTTCCTAGAAGTGCTGTCAACAATGTTGCAGGGAGCAACAACGCTGATCACGATAATCATTTTGGGCCTCCATTGATGGAGAGAATACATGAAAACCCAGAAACTGATGTGCAAAGCGAGATGCGGGAAGATACAGAAGAACTCAATGCCTTGCTCTATTCAGATGATGATACTGACTACTCCGACGGTGACGACGACGAAGTTACTAGTACTGGCCATTCACCCAGTACGATGACAGATCATGAGAGACGTGGTTTGTCTGAAGAAAGTAATGAGGAAGTAGCTAGTTCAATTTGGCCGTTTAAGAGGCAAAGGACTTCCTGTGGAGATGATCAGCTGCCGTCTCTTATGGACACTGCAAAATCTTATCTGCGCGAGTCTATTGGGTCTGAGGATGATGCTAAATCCAGTAGTGCTGATGGCAAAAAGTACGCGCATGACTTGGTTTCTATATCTGGCGACAAGAAGataaaaagggagagaatcCGTGAGACTGTCAACGTTCTGCAAAGCATAGTTCCCAGTGGGAAGGGGAAGAACGCCATCGTGATTCTTGATGAAGCCATCAACTACTTGAAATCCTTGAAGCGCAAAGCTGAAGCTCTTGGGCTCACCCCGTAA